A window from Chlamydiota bacterium encodes these proteins:
- the thiL gene encoding thiamine-phosphate kinase, giving the protein MERTLGDIGEFALIRELRGRLSAGPGTLVGIGDDAAVLEPPAPGRVLLFTTDMLVEGTHFDLAAASPYRIGWKALACSLSDIAAMGGVPRAAVVSLGAPGGLGVDFCRELYRGMDEAARRFDCGIAGGDTVGSSRGLAVSVAMLGDVERERLVLRSGARTGDGLWVTGWLGGSLAGKHLAFTPRVHEARFLVERFPVTAMMDLSDGLGSDLFRMAEASEAGFRLCAGRIPVDRAAIGDADEETLLRRALYDGEDFELLAAVAPSVDDAVVKEAFDARFDCGIRRIGTVMGKAHGITLSTPEGERPLIEGGFAHLA; this is encoded by the coding sequence GTGGAACGGACGCTCGGCGACATCGGCGAGTTCGCCCTCATACGGGAGCTGAGGGGGCGGCTGTCCGCGGGGCCGGGGACGCTCGTCGGCATCGGGGACGATGCGGCCGTGCTCGAGCCGCCCGCCCCGGGGCGCGTCCTGCTCTTCACGACGGATATGCTCGTCGAGGGGACGCACTTCGACCTCGCCGCCGCCTCCCCGTACCGGATCGGGTGGAAGGCGCTCGCCTGCAGTCTGAGCGACATCGCCGCGATGGGCGGCGTGCCGCGCGCCGCGGTCGTGTCGCTTGGCGCCCCCGGGGGGCTCGGCGTCGACTTCTGCCGCGAGCTGTACCGGGGTATGGACGAGGCCGCCCGGCGGTTCGACTGCGGGATCGCGGGGGGGGACACCGTCGGGAGCAGTCGCGGGCTCGCCGTGTCGGTGGCGATGCTCGGGGATGTGGAGCGGGAGCGGCTCGTCTTGCGCTCCGGCGCCCGCACCGGCGACGGCCTCTGGGTGACCGGGTGGCTGGGGGGATCGCTCGCGGGCAAACACCTCGCCTTCACGCCGCGGGTGCACGAGGCCCGTTTCCTCGTCGAGCGCTTCCCGGTAACGGCGATGATGGATCTGAGCGACGGGCTCGGGAGCGACCTGTTCAGGATGGCGGAGGCGAGCGAGGCGGGGTTCCGGCTGTGCGCCGGCCGGATACCTGTCGACAGGGCGGCGATCGGGGATGCGGACGAGGAGACGCTCCTCCGGAGGGCGCTCTACGACGGGGAGGATTTCGAGCTGCTCGCGGCGGTGGCCCCCTCCGTCGACGACGCCGTCGTGAAGGAGGCGTTCGACGCGCGTTTCGACTGCGGGATCCGGCGGATCGGGACGGTGATGGGAAAGGCGCACGGCATCACGCTCTCGACGCCGGAGGGGGAGAGGCCCCTCATCGAGGGGGGGTTTGCACACCTCGCGTAG
- a CDS encoding response regulator translates to MPAKRILVADDDEAVRDYFGRLFPAPEYELHGAAGGLEALERIAADGFDMLILDLVMPDMDGLEVLRRVREIRPDILVFVVTGYPSEETTKEAVARGCVDYVHKPFDAEEIRGLVRGAFDAQEYRFRHARSSAPD, encoded by the coding sequence ATGCCAGCGAAGAGGATACTGGTGGCGGATGACGATGAGGCGGTGCGGGACTATTTCGGCCGTCTCTTTCCCGCGCCGGAGTACGAGCTGCACGGCGCCGCCGGGGGCCTGGAGGCACTCGAGAGGATCGCGGCGGACGGCTTCGATATGCTGATCCTCGACCTGGTGATGCCCGATATGGACGGGTTGGAGGTGCTCAGGAGGGTGCGCGAGATCCGCCCGGATATCCTTGTGTTCGTCGTCACCGGCTATCCGTCCGAGGAGACGACGAAGGAAGCGGTCGCCCGCGGGTGCGTGGACTACGTCCACAAGCCGTTCGATGCCGAGGAGATCAGGGGCCTGGTGCGCGGCGCGTTCGACGCGCAGGAGTACCGTTTCCGCCACGCGCGTTCGTCCGCGCCGGACTGA
- a CDS encoding arginine decarboxylase, pyruvoyl-dependent produces MLFVPKRVFFTNGVGTHKRELRSFELALRDAGIERCNLVTVSSILPPDCKIISRARGLKELVPGMITFTVLARCSSNEPHRLLSASVGCAVPSKGFYGYLSEYHTFGENEKQAGDNAEDMAAAMLASTLGIDFDEDRSWDEQKSVYRIQNKVVRAMNVTQSAVVTPSGNYTTVLAAAVFLF; encoded by the coding sequence ATGCTGTTCGTGCCCAAGCGTGTCTTCTTCACTAACGGGGTCGGGACGCACAAGAGGGAGCTGCGCTCGTTCGAGTTGGCGCTACGCGACGCCGGGATCGAGCGGTGCAACCTCGTGACCGTCTCGAGCATCCTTCCGCCCGACTGCAAGATCATCTCGCGGGCGCGCGGCCTCAAGGAGCTCGTCCCCGGGATGATCACCTTCACCGTTTTGGCGCGCTGCTCGTCGAACGAGCCCCACCGCCTCCTTTCGGCGAGCGTCGGCTGCGCGGTCCCGTCGAAGGGGTTCTACGGCTACCTGAGCGAGTATCACACCTTCGGGGAGAATGAGAAACAGGCCGGGGACAACGCGGAGGATATGGCTGCGGCGATGCTCGCGAGCACGCTCGGCATCGACTTCGACGAGGACAGGAGCTGGGACGAGCAGAAGTCCGTCTACCGGATCCAGAACAAGGTGGTGCGCGCGATGAACGTCACGCAGTCCGCGGTCGT
- the speB gene encoding agmatinase produces MSRTPRFVPRNFCGLPPAYSSWDSARAVIIPVPYDLTSTYVSGSRSGPDAIIGASMNMEHFDEELRVETFRIGIHTQDRLEPTASSPDDMIAAVERAVGRVAAAGKLPVTLGGEHSITTGALRALKRRHRKLSILQLDAHADLRDAYQGTRQSHACAGRRAAEMGTLVQAGIRSLSAEEERFRLGSDVATFFAADIAEGRVSAQEIVAGLGEELYITVDLDALDPSVMPATGTPEPGGLGWYQLLGILRAACAGRRVVGFDVVELCPIPGNVAPDFLAAKLVYRMLGYVFADLLGRGGSARRTRKTPDAGHTRAPGETKGGGRHLRRRRSDGA; encoded by the coding sequence TTGAGTCGCACGCCCCGGTTCGTCCCGCGCAACTTCTGCGGCCTCCCCCCGGCGTACTCCTCGTGGGACTCCGCGCGCGCGGTCATCATCCCCGTCCCGTACGACCTCACCTCCACGTACGTGTCGGGATCGCGGAGCGGCCCCGACGCGATCATCGGCGCCTCGATGAATATGGAGCATTTCGACGAGGAGCTGCGCGTCGAGACGTTCCGCATCGGCATCCACACCCAGGACCGGCTCGAGCCGACCGCCTCCTCCCCGGACGATATGATCGCTGCGGTGGAGCGCGCCGTGGGGAGGGTCGCGGCCGCGGGGAAGCTCCCGGTGACGCTCGGCGGCGAACATTCGATCACCACCGGGGCGCTCCGCGCGCTGAAGCGGCGGCACCGGAAACTCTCGATCCTCCAGCTCGACGCGCACGCCGACCTCCGCGACGCGTACCAGGGCACGCGCCAGAGCCACGCCTGCGCGGGCAGGAGGGCCGCGGAGATGGGAACGCTGGTTCAGGCGGGGATACGGAGCCTGAGCGCCGAGGAGGAGCGGTTCCGCCTGGGTTCCGACGTTGCCACCTTCTTCGCGGCGGATATCGCCGAGGGGCGCGTCTCCGCGCAGGAGATCGTCGCGGGGCTGGGGGAGGAGCTGTACATCACCGTCGACCTCGATGCGCTCGACCCGTCCGTCATGCCCGCCACGGGCACGCCGGAGCCGGGCGGGCTCGGCTGGTACCAGCTGCTGGGGATCCTCAGGGCGGCCTGCGCGGGACGGCGCGTCGTCGGCTTCGACGTGGTGGAACTCTGCCCCATCCCGGGCAATGTGGCGCCCGATTTCCTCGCCGCCAAGCTCGTCTACCGGATGCTGGGGTACGTCTTTGCCGACCTGCTGGGAAGGGGTGGGAGCGCGCGGAGGACGCGGAAAACACCGGATGCGGGGCACACGCGCGCACCGGGGGAGACGAAAGGCGGGGGGCGGCATCTCCGGCGGCGCCGCTCCGACGGCGCATGA
- the tsaE gene encoding tRNA (adenosine(37)-N6)-threonylcarbamoyltransferase complex ATPase subunit type 1 TsaE yields MDTTSTLFISSGPEETRRIGARIGARLKPGAVLALRGELGAGKTCFVQGLAEGLGIVPPARVSSPSFVIINEYPARIPLFHFDLYRLPDGTELVELGWEDYLERGGVIAIEWAERMAALLPEDRIDIEIEVTGEKSRRITVRGAQAERLAADGGG; encoded by the coding sequence ATGGATACAACGTCTACCTTATTTATCTCTTCGGGACCTGAAGAGACGCGGCGCATCGGGGCGCGCATCGGCGCGCGCCTGAAGCCCGGCGCGGTGCTCGCGCTCCGCGGCGAACTCGGGGCGGGGAAGACCTGCTTCGTCCAGGGGCTCGCGGAGGGGCTCGGGATCGTCCCGCCCGCGCGCGTGAGCAGCCCGTCGTTCGTCATCATCAACGAGTACCCGGCGCGCATCCCGCTCTTCCATTTCGACCTGTACCGCCTCCCCGACGGGACTGAACTGGTCGAGCTGGGCTGGGAGGACTACCTCGAGCGCGGGGGGGTGATCGCGATCGAGTGGGCGGAGCGGATGGCGGCGCTTCTCCCGGAGGACCGCATCGATATCGAGATCGAGGTCACCGGCGAGAAGAGTCGCCGGATCACCGTGCGGGGGGCGCAGGCGGAAAGACTGGCCGCGGATGGAGGCGGCTGA
- the tsaB gene encoding tRNA (adenosine(37)-N6)-threonylcarbamoyltransferase complex dimerization subunit type 1 TsaB, producing the protein MNILGLEASTRRASIAVVRSGGAPAETVLPDDRSASAQLVPALDGLLKKCGLAAGDLDGIAVGIGPGSFTGIRICLATARGFSAARGTPIRGVCGFDALVAEYFEPAGAREDGIPSPPFSPGGGGAGSERGAERLCVVADAHSHGLYAAVYARDGGKYRRAQEPFVCRPDALPGRIEGEVFFLGPHLDRFREPLAKLFAGRASFDTENRFPSATAAALLFESPSAVRDDPPGAVAPLYLLPGVRVKPAGGRA; encoded by the coding sequence ATGAATATCCTCGGGCTCGAGGCATCCACGCGCAGGGCGAGCATCGCCGTCGTCCGGAGCGGGGGGGCGCCGGCGGAGACGGTGCTCCCGGACGACCGGAGCGCCTCCGCGCAGCTCGTCCCGGCGCTCGACGGGCTGTTGAAGAAGTGCGGGCTGGCGGCGGGCGACCTCGACGGCATCGCCGTCGGGATCGGACCGGGTTCGTTCACCGGGATCAGGATCTGCCTCGCGACCGCACGCGGGTTCTCCGCCGCCCGCGGGACGCCGATCAGGGGCGTCTGCGGTTTCGACGCGCTCGTCGCCGAATATTTCGAACCGGCCGGCGCGAGGGAAGACGGGATCCCGTCTCCGCCCTTCTCCCCCGGAGGGGGAGGGGCGGGGAGCGAGAGGGGGGCGGAGCGCCTGTGCGTCGTCGCCGACGCGCACAGTCACGGGCTCTACGCGGCGGTCTACGCGCGGGACGGCGGAAAGTACCGGCGCGCGCAGGAGCCGTTCGTCTGCCGGCCCGACGCCCTCCCCGGGAGGATCGAGGGGGAGGTCTTCTTCCTCGGGCCGCACCTCGACAGGTTCAGGGAACCCCTCGCGAAACTCTTCGCCGGGCGTGCCTCGTTCGATACAGAGAACCGCTTCCCGTCCGCGACGGCCGCCGCGCTCCTGTTCGAGAGCCCCTCGGCCGTCCGCGACGATCCCCCCGGCGCGGTCGCCCCGCTCTATCTTCTCCCGGGCGTCCGCGTGAAACCGGCCGGCGGCAGGGCGTAA
- the mtnA gene encoding S-methyl-5-thioribose-1-phosphate isomerase, whose product MRVKTIAWKNGAMRIVDQTKLPGKLVYKECRTPGEAWDAIKRLEVRGAPAIGIAGAMGALLGIRNSRARTFDRFFAELRKVADYLGSSRPTAVNLFWALRRMTETAARHRTDDIPALKRILEREALAILDEDNDICRRIGAHGAALLAHGTRILTHCNAGGLATAEYGTALAVLFAAHEAGKRISVFADETRPLLQGARLTAWELMRAGIDVTLICDSMAARLMFERRVDIVITGADRIAANGDTANKIGTYGLARLAEAHGIPFYIAAPLSTVDLDLRTGKGIPIEQRDPDEVRTIGGTRIAPARVKVYNPAFDVTPARFIAGIITETGVVGPPYRANLRAAFRKAGVKPRPRR is encoded by the coding sequence GAAGCTCGTCTACAAGGAGTGCCGGACGCCCGGCGAGGCGTGGGACGCCATCAAGCGGCTCGAGGTGCGCGGCGCCCCCGCCATCGGGATCGCGGGGGCGATGGGCGCGCTGCTCGGGATCCGGAATTCCCGCGCGCGGACCTTCGACCGGTTCTTCGCGGAGCTCCGGAAGGTCGCCGACTACCTCGGCTCCTCGCGTCCCACGGCGGTGAACCTGTTCTGGGCCCTGCGGAGGATGACGGAGACCGCCGCCCGGCACCGCACCGACGACATCCCCGCCCTCAAGAGGATCCTCGAACGGGAGGCGCTCGCCATCCTCGATGAGGACAACGACATCTGCCGCCGCATCGGGGCGCACGGCGCGGCCCTTCTCGCGCACGGGACTCGAATCCTGACGCACTGCAACGCCGGGGGCCTCGCCACGGCGGAGTACGGGACCGCCCTCGCCGTGCTCTTCGCCGCCCACGAAGCCGGGAAGCGGATCAGCGTCTTCGCCGACGAGACGCGGCCGCTCCTCCAGGGGGCGCGGCTGACCGCGTGGGAGCTGATGCGCGCGGGCATCGACGTGACGCTCATCTGCGACAGCATGGCCGCCCGGCTGATGTTCGAGCGGCGGGTGGATATCGTCATCACCGGCGCCGACCGGATCGCCGCCAACGGGGACACCGCGAACAAGATCGGCACCTACGGCCTCGCGCGGCTCGCCGAGGCCCACGGCATCCCGTTCTACATCGCCGCGCCGCTCTCCACCGTGGACCTCGATCTCCGCACCGGGAAGGGGATCCCGATCGAGCAGCGCGACCCTGACGAGGTGCGGACGATCGGCGGGACGCGCATCGCCCCGGCGAGGGTGAAGGTCTACAACCCCGCCTTCGACGTGACCCCCGCCCGCTTCATTGCGGGGATCATCACGGAGACCGGCGTCGTCGGCCCCCCGTACCGGGCGAACCTGCGCGCGGCGTTCAGGAAGGCGGGGGTGAAACCGAGGCCGCGGCGGTGA